The stretch of DNA CTATGTGGCCGTGTCTCCCGTGCAGATTGTCTCCGTGGCAACTTCCCTGATTCCCTTCCTCGAACACGATGACGCTAACCGGGCGCTGATGGGCTCGAATATGCAGCGGCAAGCAGTACCTTTGTTGTTGCCAGAACGCCCCTTAGTGGGGACGGGTTTGGAAGCTCAAGCGGCGCGAGATTCTGGGATGGTGGTGGTTTCTAAGTTTGATGGGGAAGTGGTCTATATTGACGCTACTCGGATTATTGTCAAGAGCATTAAGCCCGGTGTCGTTGAGGAAGAAGTGCATTTTAGCATTCGCGACTATAGCGATTTGCGTTCCAAAAATCCCCATGCTTTTAAGGCAAAATATGCCGGTTTTATCGAGTACGAACTTCAGAAATATCAGCGTTCAAACCAAGATACTTGTCTCAATCAGCGGCCGCTGATTTATGAAGGAGATTTTGTGGTGGCCGGGCAGGTGCTAGCGGATGGCTCTTCTACGGAGGGGGCAGAGTTGGCTCTGGGTCACAATATCTTAGTAGTTTATATGCCTTGGGAAGGCTACAACTATGAAGATGCGATGCTCATTTCCGAGCGCTTAGTTTATGAAGATGTTTATACTTCCATTCACATTGAGAAGTATGAAATCGAAGCTCGACAAACTAAACTGGGGCCTGAAGAAATTACCCGCGAAATTCCGAATGTGGGGGAAGATTCCCTTAGACAATTAGACGAACAAGGCATTATCCGTAAGGGTGCCTGGGTAGAAGCTAGCGATATTTTGGTGGGGAAAGTTACGCCCAAGGGGGAAAGCGACCAACCGCCAGAGGAGAAGTTATTGCGGGCAATTTTCGGGGAGAAGGCCCGCGATGTCCGAGATAATTCTCTGCGAGTTCCCAATGGGGAAAAGGGGCGCGTCGTGGACGTGCGGGTATTTACGCGCGAACAGGGCGATGAATTGCCACCGGGGGCGAATATGGTGGTACGGGTGTACGTGGCCCAGAAACGCAAGATCCAAGTGGGAGATAAAATGGCGGGGCGACACGGGAATAAAGGTATCGTCTCTCGGATTTTGCCGAAGGAAGATATGCCTTATTTGCCCGATGGCCGGCCCGTAGATATCGTCCTCAATCCTTTGGGCGTACCGTCGCGGATGAACGTGGGCCAGATTTTTGAATGCCTGTTGGGATGGGCGGGTGAGAATTTGGGCTTGCGGTTTAAGATCGTGCCTTTTGATGAAATGCACGGGGCTGAGAAATCGCGGGAAAGCGTACACGGCAAGTTACGGGAAGCGCGGGAGAAAACGGGTAAGGGTTGGATTTTTGATGAAAATCATCCAGGGAAATCTACTGTTTTTGACGGACGGACTGGGGAGGCTTTCGATCGCCCGATTACTGTGGGCGTGGCTTATATGCTCAAGCTGGTTCACTTGGTTGATGATAAGATTCACGCCCGGTCTACGGGGCCCTATTCTTTGGTCACTCAACAACCTTTGGGTGGTAAAGCACAGCAAGGAGGTCAACGGTTTGGAGAGATGGAAGTATGGGCGCTGGAGGCCTTTGGCGCGGCTTATACTTTGCAGGAACTTTTAACTGTGAAGTCCGATGATATGCAGGGACGCAATGAGGCCTTGAATGCGATCGTTAAGGGTAAGGCGATACCGCGCCCTGGTACGCCGGAATCCTTTAAGGTGCTAATGCGCGAGTTGCAGTCTTTGTGTTTGGACATTGCAGTTCACAAGGTAGAGACTGCGGAGGATGGATCTTCACGAGATGCAGAGGTCGATTTGATGGCTGATGCTCTTGGGAGGCGATCGCCCTCTCGGCCTACTTACGAATCGATTTCTAGAGATGAAATTGAAGACGAAATGTAGAAAATAGTTAACTGTTAACTGTTAACTGTTAACTGTTAGGTTTCTTAGTAGTAGGGACTTTAGTCGCTTGTCTTTCTAGAATTGAGCGACTAAAGTTACTAAGAGTTTGAGGGAGGACAGCATTGTGAGTTTTTTAGTAATATAGCAACCGCTGTTGTCGGTTAGGACGTTCTGATTTACACCAAACTCGCTGATTCTATTCCCTGCTTCCCCTGCTTTCCTTTCTTCCCCTAGTCCCTAGCCCCTAGCCCTGAGCATCGTAACCGCCAAGGCAGTTGCTATAACTAACAAATTTAAGGAGTAAATATGGCTAAATTAGAACAAAGATTTGACTACGTTAAAATTGGATTGGCTTCTCCCGAACGGATACGACAATGGGGAGAAAGAACTTTACCAAACGGTCAAATAGTAGGGGAAATTATAAAACCAGAGACCATAAATTACAGAACATTAAAACCCGAAATGGACGGCTTGTTTTGCGAGCGGATATTCGGGCCGGCAAAGGATTGGGAATGCCATTGTGGTAAATACAAAAGAGTCAGACACAGAGGCATTGTCTGCGAAAGATGCGGTGTCGAAGTCACTGAATCTCGCGTCCGCAGACACCGGATGGGCTTTATTAAATTAGCAGCTCCAGTTGCCCATGTTTGGTATCTCAAAGGTATTCCTAGTTACATGGCAATTTTGTTAGATATGCCCTTGCGGGATGTCGAACAAATTGTCTATTTCAACGCTTATGTAGTTCTCAACGCCGGCAATGCCGATAATCTTACTTACAAACAACTGCTGGCTGAGGATGCTTGGCTAGAAATCGAAGACCAACTCTACAGCGAAGACTCGGAGTTGTCCGGCGTAGAAGTTGGTATTGGTGCAGAAGCATTGCAAACTTTACTGCAAAACATCAACTTAGAATCAGAAGCAGAACAGTTGCGAGAAGATATTGCCGGCGCAAAGGGTCAGAAGCGGGCAAAACTAATTAAGCGCCTGCGGGTGATTGACAACTTCATTGCTACTGGCTCAAAACCAGAATGGATGGTGTTATCAGTAGTTCCCGTCATTCCCCCCGACTTGCGACCGATGGTGCAACTAGATGGGGGTCGGTTTGCTACTAGCGACCTTAACGATCTCTATCGCCGCGTAATTAACCGCAACAATCGCCTCGCGCGACTCCAAGAAATTCTCGCCCCAGAAATCATCATCCGCAACGAAAAGCGGATGCTGCAAGAAGCTGTGGACGCGCTGATTGACAATGGTCGTCGGGGACGCACAGTAGTGGGAGCAAATAACCGCCCGCTGAAGTCCCTCTCAGACATCATTGAAGGGAAACAGGGGCGCTTCCGGCAAAACTTGCTGGGTAAACGGGTTGACTACTCTGGTCGTTCCGTGATCGTAGTCGGGCCCAAGCTGAAAATCCATCAATGCGGCTTACCCAGGGAAATGGCGATCGAACTGTTCCAGCCTTTCGTCATCCACCGCCTGATCCGTCAAGGATTAGTCAACAATATCAAAGCAGCGAAGAAGTTGATCCAGCGCAGCGATCCTTCAGTGTGGGACGTGCTCGAAGAAGTGATCGAAGGGCATCCAGTGCTGCTTAACCGGGCTCCAACCCTTCACCGCTTAGGAATTCAAGCTTTTGAGCCAATTTTAGTAGAAGGGAGAGCAATACAATTACACCCCTTAGTTTGTCCCGCATTCAACGCCGACTTTGATGGCGACCAAATGGCCGTTCACGTACCTCTATCTCTAGAGTCTCAAGCAGAAGCAAGACTGCTAATGCTGGCTTCTAATAATATCTTGTCACCAGCGACAGGACGGCCAATCGTAACGCCTTCTCAAGATATGGTGCTCGGTTGCTACTACTTGACAGCGGAGAATCCCCAGACCCAAAAAGGGGCGGGTCGTTATTTCGCTAATTTTAACGATGCAGTTATTGCCTACGAACAGGGGGTAATTCATCTCCATTCTTACATCTGGGTGCGCTTTGACGGTGCAGTGGAAAATGTGGAGGCGGAGGGCGATCCGAAGGTTGAAAATTTGGCGAACGGTACTGTAAGTAAAGAGTACAAATTCCGTAGGGTAAGGGAAGACAAGGATGGGGTGATGCTTTCTCAATACATCCGCACGACAGCGGGGAGAATTATTTATCACCAAACAATTGAGTCGGCAATTAATAGTTAATTGTTAACGGTTAACGGCTAATGGCTAATGGCTAATGGCTAATGGTAAGAAAAAGTTTTGAGTTAAAGATTTAATTTCATAACTGATATGTACCAAATTAGCAATTAGCAATTAGCAATTAGCAATTAGCAATTAGCAATTAGCAATTAGCAATTAGCAATTAGCAACTAATAACAGGAAAGATAATGGCAGACAACAAAGTGATTTTTCGCAACCGTGTTGTGGATAAGGGTCAGCTCAAGAAATTGATTTCTTGGTCATTCACTCACTGCGGAACAGCGCGGACGGCAACTCTGGCAGACCGCCTCAAAGATTTGGGTTTCAGATATGCAACTAAAGCCGGGGTTTCTATTAGTGTAGATGACTTGGTAGTGCCACCATCAAAGCGATCGCTAATTGAAGCAGCCGAAGAAGAAATTCGCATAGCCGAAACTCGCTATACAAGGGGCGAAATTACGGGGGTAGAGCGGTTCCAGAAAGTAATTGATACTTGGAATAGCACCTCCGAAGACCTTAAAGATGAAGTTGTGAAGAATTTCCGGGCTTCAGATCCTTTGAACTCCGTGTATATGATGGCTTTCTCTGGGGCGCGGGGCAACATCTCCCAAGTCCGCCAATTAGTAGGAATGCGAGGATTGATGGCAGACCCGCAAGGGGAAATCATTGACTTGCCAATTAAAACTAATTTCCGGGAAGGATTGACAGTCACCGAGTATATTATTTCCTCCTACGGCGCGCGCAAAGGTTTAGTAGACACGGCATTGCGGACGGCGGATTCGGGTTACTTAACGCGCCGCCTTGTTGATGTTTCCCAAGATGTAATTGTCAGAGAATTTGACTGCGGGACTACAAGGGCATTGCGAGTCCGTCCCATGTCTGACGGCCAGAAAATATTGATTCCCCTCAGAGATAGACTATTTGGGCGGGTATTGGCAGCAGATGCGATCGACCCGAAAACGGGAAAACCAGTGCAAGCGGGAGAATTACAGGCAGTTCGCAATCAGGCCTGCGATGAAGAGTTAGCCGTCGCGATCGATAAAAGTGGGTTATCAGAGGTGATGGTGCGATCGCCCCTGACTTGCGAATCAACGCGGTCAGTTTGCCAGCACTGTTATGGTTGGTCGTTAGCCCACGCCGGGATGGTGGATTTGGGAGAAGCGATCGGCATTATTGCCGCGCAGTCGATAGGGGAACCGGGTACGCAGTTAACCATGCGGACTTTCCACACGGGGGGCGTATTTACTGGGGAAGTTGCCAAACAAGAAAAGGCGGAGTTTGCAGGCACGGTCAAGTTTCAGGATTTGCGCGTCCGTCCTTTCCGCACCCGACACGGGGAAGACGCATTCGTGGCAGAAAATAATGGCCTGTTAGTGCTGACGGGGGCTGAGGGTTCTCAGGGTAAAAAAGCTAAAGCCCAGAAAGTAGCGATCGCTGTCGTCCAAGGTTCGACGCTGATGGTCAAAGATGGGGCAACGGTGCAACCAGGGGATTTCTTAGCAGAAGTGCCTCTGGCCGGTCGCGCCGCCCGGAAAACTACGGAAAAAGTGACTAAAGACGTAGCGACAGATTTAGCTGGCGAGGTCAAATTCGATGGCGTAGTCCCCGAAGAAAAAACCGACCGCCAAGGGAACACCACCCGCATTGCTTCCAGGGGAGGCTTGATCTGGATTTTATCGGGGTCAGCCTACAACTTACCGCCCTCGGCAGAACCCGCAGTCAAGAATGGCGATCGCATTAAATCCGGCGGCGTACTGGCCCAAACCAAGCTAGTCTCAGAACATGGCGGTCTGGTGCGGATTGCTGACCAGCGGGAAATCGAAATTATCACCGCTTCCGTGCTCCTAGACCGAGCTAAAGTGCGAGTAGAAAGTGCCGGCGGCCGCGACCACTATACGATTGAAACCATTGAAGAAGGCACTGGGGACTGGGGACTAGCGAGTAGGGGAGGAGAAGAAGAAAATTCTGCCTCTTCTCCCTCTTCCCTAGCCCCTAGCCCCTCTCCCCTAGCCCCTTCTAAAGTACAGCGGTTTTCGCTGTTAGCTACTCCCGGCTCTAAGGTACAAAATGGGGAAGTTGTCGCTGAGTTAATGGACGATACTTACCGCACTGCCACCGGGGGCATTATCAAATATGCCGGTGTGGAAGTACACAAGCGCGGTAAGGCAAAACTGGGCTACGAAGTAGTCAAAGGCGGCACCTTACTCTGGGTTCCCGAAGAGTGCCACGAGGTAAATAAGGATATTTCCTTGCTGTTAGTAGAAGACGGTCAATATGTCGAAGCTGGGGCAGAAGTCGTCAAGGATATTTTCTGTCAAACTAACGGCGTAGTCGAGGTGATGCAGAAAAATGACATCCTCCGCGAAATTGTGATTAAACCAGGGGAACTGCATTTAATTGATGGCCCCGTTGGTGCTTTGGCAGAAGGCAAAATCGTCAATCCCGGCACGGAAGTGATACCAGGCCTGGTTGTCGAAGAACTGAGATATGCCGAGTATGTGGAGACTACCGAGGGCCCAGCCTTATTATTGCGGCCAGTAGTAGAGTTTCCCGTACCCGATCGTCCCAGCGTACCTTCTCAAACGGCGATCAGCGAATCCATTGCCCTACGAGCCGTACAGCGCCTACCTTATAAAGATGGGGAACGGGTGAAGTCAGTCGATGGCCTGGAGTTATTGCGGACGCAGTTGGTGCTAGAAATTGGTAACGATGCCCCCTATTTAGCTGCGGATATTGAACTGTTGCCCGATGAAGAAGAACCGGGTTCGATGCGTTTGCAACTGGTGATTCTGGAATCTCTGGCGATTCGACGAGATGCGATCGCAGATTCTACTCAGGGCAGTACGAATACTGGCTTGTTAGTGAAAGATGGCGATGTCATCGCGCCGGGGGCAGTGGTGGCGCGGACGGAAATTCTCTGTAAGGAATCTGGGGAAATTCGCGGTATTCGTTCTCGCAGTAACGAACCTGTACGCCGGATTTTAATCGTTCGCGATGCCGATTTAATGTCAATTGAGGTTTCCGGGGCTCTGGCAATACAGCCGGGTTCTCTGGTGGTGGCCGGTGCGGAAATTGCCCCCGGAGTGTTTATTGAGGAATCTGGTCAGGTGATTTCTGTGGAGGCAATAGCAAGCGAGAACGCAGAGGGGGCCACATCCGCCGTAGCTGTTCCCAAGCACCGCTTAACGATGCGAATTGCTCGGCCTTATCGGGTTTCCAATGGTGCTGTTCTCCACGTCCAAGATGGCGATTTAGTACAACGGGGTGACAACTTAGTGATTCTGGTCTTTGAACGAGCGAAGACGGGAGACATCATCCAAGGGTTGCCTCGGATTGAAGAGTTGCTGGAAGCCCGGAAGCCAAAGGAAGCCTGTATTTTGGCTAAGCGGGCTGGTGTTGCTCAAGTCGATATGGATGAAGACGGGGCAGGTATGAAGGTAATTGAGGATGATGGTCGGATTGAAGATTATCCGATGTTACCTGGTCAGAATGTGGTTGTGTCTGAGGGGCAACGGGTGGAGGCTGCCGATCCTTTGACCGATGGCCCAGCGAATCCCCATGAGATTGTGGAGATTTTCTTCTCGGCTCTCAAGGAGCGCGGGGTTTCTACTTGGGATGCTGCTTTGCAGAGTTTCCAGCAGGTACAGGCGTTTTTGGTGAATGGGGTGCAAGAGGTTTATCAGTCTCAGGGGATTGATATTTCTGATAAGCACATTGAGGTCATCGTCCGCCAGATGACGAATAAGGTGCGGATTGATGATGGTGGCGATACGACGATGTTGCCTGGGGAACTGGTGGAGTTGCGGCAGGTGGAACAGGTGAATGAGGCGATGAGTATTACTGGTGGTGCGCCGGCGGATTATACTCCCGTGCTACTGGGGATTACTAAGGCTTCCCTGAATACTGATTCGTTTATCTCGGCGGCTTCCTTCCAAGAGACGACGCGGGTGTTGACTGAGGCGGCGATAGAGGGTAAGTCTGATTGGCTGCGAGGCCTGAAGGAAAACGTGATCATCGGGCGGTTGATTCCGGCTGGGACTGGATTCAATGCCTATGAGGATTCTATGAATGCCGATCTAGCTTACGATGCTGGGGTATTTGATGAGGGAGTTGAAGGGGTTGAGGATGTGGTTCTCGACGATCGCATTGCTCGCCGCGCTTATACGTCTGACCGCAGTTTTGATGTTAAAAATGCTGCGGACGACGATGCTGATGTCGATATTGATGTCGATGATGAGGATGATGATGATTTTGAGGAGGAGGCGATCGTTATTGATGATGAATTAGAAGAGGGCGCTGAGGATGCGATCTCTTCAATCATGGAGGATGATGACATGATTGGCTATGACTTTGATGAGGATGAAGATTAAAAGTTAGGGGCTAGGGGCTAGGGGCTAGGGGCTAGGGAAGAGAGGCTAGGGAAATAAAGGGAAGAGAGAGGTAGAGGTTAAAAGAAATCAGCAGCTTTCTTCTTCTCTTGCCCTATTTTCTAGCCCCTAACCCCTTTCTTCCCTGAGCATCGGAGCATCGGAGCATCGTAACCCCTTCTTCCCTAGCCCCCAGCCCCTAGCCTTTAACCCCTTCTTCCCTTCTTCCCTAGCCCCTAGCCCCTAGCCCCTAGCCCCTCTTCTCTAGCTATTTAAGTTGCGCTGTTGTGACGTAAAGCTCTTTTGTTATGTCAAGACGGCGCACTTTTAGTTTTAGGTTTTGACCAACTCTGCTATTTTCTACGATGTTTTGTACTTGAGCGGCGCTGGTGACAGCTTCGTTGTCAATCTCGACTATGACATCGCCACTGCGAATTCCAGCTTTTAGAGCGGGGGTATCAGGCATAACTCGCATAACCAGTACGCCTTTTATTTCTGACACTCTAAAAGGAGCATTGGGGTCAGCGTTATTTTCTCTGGCGATTTCTGGGGTAAGCGTGACCATTTGGATGCCTAAGAAGGGGTGGCTGACTTCTTCTCCTTTGGCTAATTGGGTGATAATTGTTTTTGCTTTGTTAATGGGGATGGCGAAGCCTATTCCCATTGCATCAGGACGAATGGCTGTGTTAATGCCGATTACTTCTCCAGAGTCATTGAGGAGAGGGCCGCCGGAGTTGCCGGGGTTGATGGCTGCGTCAGTTTGAATGAAGTCGAGCCGCTTGTCGGGGATGCCAACTGCTGCGGATGAGCGTTTGAGGGTGCTGATGATGCCGAGGGTTACGGTGTTGTCAAATCCAAGGGGGTTGCCGACTGCGATCGCCCAGTCTCCTACTTCTACAACATCGGAGTTTCCTAAGCTAGCAATGGGTAAATTGCTACTTGGGGCGGTAATTTTAACTGCGGCTAAGTCTGTGATTTCGTCTGTACCGAGTACTTCTCCTGTATAGATAGTACCGTCGTTTAAGGTGACTGTTACTTTATCTGCGCGATCGACTACGTGGGCGTTTGTGAGTACAATCCCACTTTTGTCGATGATGAAGCCGGAACCTTGACCTCGGAGGCGCTCTGAGCGCGGAATTTGGGAGCGTAAGTCGTCTCCAAAAAAGCGACCGAATAAGGGATCGTTATAAAATGGGTCGAGGGAACGAGTGACTGTACGCTCGGTGTCAATCCTGACTACGGCTGGCCCTACTCGCTTTACCGCTGCGGCGACGAAACTGCCGTGAGTTTCTGGATCTGGGGAACTACGAAGTGCAACTTGAAGCTTTGCAGGTAATATTTGCTGGCTAGAGCTAGGCAGATCGGGGAGGTTTGCAGCGATCGCTGGTTGTGGTGGTAAGCTGAAGCTGAAGGTGGCGATCGCGATCGCCAATGTCATTACCAACAGACGGGCAATACTTTGGGCGCGAAGCGACGGCTGTGAAAACTTTAAAAATCCCATAGCGTCAATCTTTCTCGGACTAGGTTGGTTAAGTTTAGAGAGGTTTTCGTAAACTCTCTGATGTGCAGTTATAGCAACCGCTTTCAGCGGTTAGGGGCTAGGGGCTAGGGGCTAGGGACTAGGGAAGAAGAGGAAGAAGGGAATAGAATTAAGGGTTTGAGGAAACTAGAATGTCCTAACCACCTTGGCGGTTGCTATATCTATTCTTAAAGATATTGTGACAGTTAAAATACAAAAATTCAGGACTTAGAATCAAGCGATCGGAGTTCTACTTAGTGGTAGGGCGTGCGATCGCTGCCAACCATCTCTAGCTCTGAAAAACATCGCTTGTTTGCGGGCTTGTTTGTGGGAGCGCTCACCTGACGTTTAATTTTGTCCCTCTACGATTATGCTAAATTTTAATTATTGACAAACCAACTCCGATAGTAAGTGCTAAGTCTTTTACTGTCTTGACTTGACAACTTTTGAGCAGATACAAGGCTTGAATTTTTTGAAAGCTACTAGCAGTTTTTTGTTTTGTTAATAGGCTCTTAAGTTCTTCGGCTGTTTCTGCGATCTCGATCTTGCATACCCCCACCATATCAATTACCTCATCCAAGAGCGTATCTCGCCCGAAACTTATTGATTGTTACTAACTACTCATCGAAAAATTGTGGAATAATGCAGAATTTAAAAGTCATTATTCTGAATAATTTTTATTAATCTCTGACTACTGACTCCTGCATTCTTGTTTTGGAAAAAATTCTGTTTTTAATAAAAGATCGTTGGTATTTGATAGTATTCTAGAAAGCTCAGAGTTAATCTACAACTCTAATCGCACCCTGACGCAGACTTTCAAACATCCGATTGATAGAGTTTTGTTCTTCAGAACTCAGAAAATCTTTTGCCAGTAACATCGACATCAACCGCCGCCGATCGGTACGGGTAATTCTCCGAGTAGAAAATATTTCTAACACTATTTGCTCGATACTGAGTTGGGGAGCGCTGACTTGAGGTGTCATCATCTTTATGGGAACTCAACACTATCAGTATCGTTTATACATACCCTTTGACGTGCGATCGCCAACTCTTAAATTATGTGATAACACTTACAGTTATAAGTGATATTAATCACAACTTACTTAAGTAAACTCAGAAGCGAACTCTATCTTAATCTTTACTTTTTCATCCGGTCAAGCCGCGTCAGTCAGAGTATTTTGCATTCAATGAGACATAGAGAAGCAATAATGAACGTTGACGAACTGCTGAGGCTATACGCAACAGGAGAAAGAAATTTCAGTGGAGTATACCTACCAGAGGTGTATCTCTGTGACGCAGAGCTAATTGGAGCCAACCTATGCGAATCAGATATTACCGGAGCTAACCTGAGTAAAGCCAAACTCAACAGAGCCAACCTCAGCAAAGCCAATCTCAGCAACACCAATCTCAGCGGTACAGATCTGGGAGGAGCTGACATGACAGAAGCAATTTTAACTGAAGCAAACCTGTGTCGAGCCGACCTGATCGGTACTAATCTTAGCAAAGCTGACTTGAGCAGAGCCTTCCTCACCCAGGCAAATTTCATCGGAGCCAATATTTCTAGAGCAATCCTATGTCAGACAGACTTGCACGGAGTCAACCTCTACGGAGTAAATCTGCGTCGAGCAATTCTTACCGAAGCTGACCTAATCGGAGCCAATTTAACTAAGGTAGACCTCAGTGGAGCCGACTTAATGGGAGCTAGCCTAATTAGAGCAGACCTAACTGAAGCTATCTTAAGTGCCGCAGACCTGACTGGTGCCAACCTACTAGGCGCAAACCTAACTGGAGTCAACCTCAGTGGAGTATATCTTAAGGGCGCAACCATGCCCGACGGTACAGTTCACGACTAATTGCCCTTCTATTTTGGCAGCCTGCGAAGAACTGGTGGTAAATTAAGGAGTAATGAGCTGTTAAGCGAAAATTACTCCTTAGCAATTTTAGTTTTAATTTTATTGCAAATAAGCGATACTAAGAGTATTTTAGATTTTATATTTTGGATTTTAGAGGCTAAAAATGAAACTCAGAATCCTCGCAACTGCAACGCTGCTAACCGCGATTTTCCCAGCCATTGCTGCATCTGCCGAGAATATTGAACATACACAACAGCTACTAGCAACCCGACAGTGTTCTCAGTGCGACCTCAGCGGTGCAGGTCTAGTTTTAGCCAACCTGACTGGAGCAGATCTCAGAGGTGCTAACTTGAGCGGTGCCAATCTCAGCCGCGCTAACCTTAGTGGTGCAGATCTTACAGGCGCAAACCTCAGCGGTACTAGCCTCTATGGTGTCAACTTGAGCGGTGCCAATCTCACAGGTGCAAATCTCAGTGGTGCTGATTTGAGA from Kamptonema formosum PCC 6407 encodes:
- a CDS encoding pentapeptide repeat-containing protein, translating into MNVDELLRLYATGERNFSGVYLPEVYLCDAELIGANLCESDITGANLSKAKLNRANLSKANLSNTNLSGTDLGGADMTEAILTEANLCRADLIGTNLSKADLSRAFLTQANFIGANISRAILCQTDLHGVNLYGVNLRRAILTEADLIGANLTKVDLSGADLMGASLIRADLTEAILSAADLTGANLLGANLTGVNLSGVYLKGATMPDGTVHD